A portion of the Caenorhabditis elegans chromosome III genome contains these proteins:
- the dpff-1 gene encoding Zinc finger protein dpff-1 (Confirmed by transcript evidence), which translates to MISENGYMDLMRNCIKWNSRQMEDRKKRLRFPYYEHQTATAQRESRFTTRNVDHMYPSNDPNTVVQFATERWKKSKSQPPSDAVEMSMFLRENPSIQVAIDHLTPQVVGPTTESVSDSSNDSTTIRPSRQTQIKEEYRDDYVLDDELSPDEFGSDEDDWSSRKRRKGNLGPVQKATSSRKKNAARNTKASRV; encoded by the exons ATGATCTCGGAAAACGGATATATGGACCTGATGCGGAACTGCATTAAATGGAATTCCCGGCAAATGGAGGATCGTAAAAAACG ACTGCGGTTCCCATACTATGAACATCAAACGGCTACGGCCCAGCGAGAGTCTCGCTTCACAACCCGCAACGTGGATCACATGTATCCATCAAATGATCCAAATACTGTTGTTCAATTCGCAACCGAGAGATGGAAGAAGAGCAAGTCACAGCCACCATCTGATGCTGTTGAGATGAGCATGTTTTTGCGTGAGAATCCGTCTATTCAGGTTGCAATTGATCATCTCACTCCACAAGTTGTCGGACCAACAACTG AAAGTGTTTCTGATAGTTCGAACGACTCAACTACCATCAGACCATCCCGCCAAACACAGATCAAAGAGGAATATCGTGATGACTACGTTCTTGACGATGAGCTCTCTCCAGACGAGTTTGGCTCCGATGAAGATGATTGGTCGTCGCGTAAACGCCGTAAAGGCAACTTGGGGCCTGTTCAGAAAGCAACTTCGTCACGTAAAAAG aatgcagCGCGAAATACAAAAGCCTCGCGGGTTTAA
- the C28H8.8 gene encoding uncharacterized protein (Partially confirmed by transcript evidence) — protein sequence MFIILFLCFTVLFMLFYPDYKVHQLSSYSRETSLPITKNRRFLEAADEWKQCFQEKLKRSRTDPKEMWYWVKRVINQCRNETAFSKIELTGVKNKDEMKYHVYSPSQEPSVVVTLGIGLDVKAETTLKETLPTNSRFYAADPIYTGNGELYEPVGSYFPFAVGKETDVSTALVLKNRKYINQVMPHIDIITFFKKFVKESTIDQFLMDNEGPEYDILPMMARGAEFDQNGIVVCQMNTEVHQADDERKAKFLSIMNTIIEDGRYAFMVAYATVHHRFYVINMEHPFCVDKYFSRFFE from the exons atgttcataatCCTATTTTTGTGCTTCACTGTTCTTTTCATGTTGTTCTATCCAGATTATAAA GTACACCAATTGAGTTCATATAGTCGTGAAACTTCGCTTCCAATCACCAAAAACAGGCGCTTCTTGGAAGCAGCCGACGAATGGAAACAGTGCTTTCAGGAGAAACTGAAAAGGAGCAGAACCGATCCAAAAGAG ATGTGGTACTGGGTGAAACGTGTGATTAATCAATGTAGAAATGAAActgcattttcgaaaatcgaattgACTGGTGTAAAGAACAAAGATGAGATGAAATATCATGTGTACAGTCCATCTCAG GAACCAAGTGTAGTAGTAACTCTTGGCATTGGTTTGGATGTGAAAGCAGAAACAACACTCAAGGAAACACTTCCGACGAATTCCCGATTCTATGCCGCCGATCCAATATACACTGGAAACGGAGAACTTTACGAACCTGTTGGGTCGTATTTCCCATTTGCTGTGGGAAAAGAAACTGATGTCTCGACAGCGTTGGTGCTTAAGAACC GGAAATATATAAATCAAGTGATGCCCCACATTGACATCATcactttcttcaaaaaattcgtaaaGGAATCCACGAtagatcaatttttgatggaCAATGAGGGACCCGAATACGATATCCTTCCGATGATGGCTCGCGGAGCAGAATTCGATCAAAATGGGATAGTAGTGTGTCAAATGAACACAGAGGTTCATCAAGCTGACGATGAACGgaaagcaaaatttttaagcatAATGAATACGATCATTGAAGATGGGAGATATGCATTTATGGTTGCTTATGCTACAGTACATCATCGATTTTATGTGATTAATATGGAACATCCATTTTGTGTTGATAAgtatttttctaggttttttgaatag
- the C28H8.5 gene encoding ShKT domain-containing protein (Confirmed by transcript evidence), with product MINRFFPNVYYSVVIPIILLSTSYSAKIAPKCRDTDMNCAVWVATNTSDCENVELVNSHCPRTCQTCGEPIDPKYDVKLLPAKLKSIAWMVGRWRSEFGGKAFFPTIPKFTYGEQVDITIADNSQDTHTPLLNYTAFAWDINMPDGDPTEIHSENGYIAVEYDKEQEKEYVSLNTAMSNGFMTIEEGESGPNQVKFRLQRIGRISFSHDSAVRIMFREWTLLDENRLEARLLMTTTITRRLMEHTAVIYKKIYP from the exons ATGATCAACCGGTTCTTCCCTAATGTTTATTATTCTGTCGTCATTCCCATCATACTATTATCCACGTCATACAGTGCCAAAATAGCTCCAAAATGTCGTGATACTGATATGAACTGTGCTGTTTGG GTTGCCACGAATACTTCAGATTGCGAAAATGTGGAGCTAGTCAATTCACATTGTCCGAGAACTTGTCAAACTTGTGGAGAACCAATAGACCCCA AGTACGACGTAAAACTCCTCCCTGCTAAACTGAAATCAATCGCTTGGATGGTTGGAAGATGGAGGTCAGAATTTGGAGGAAAAGCATTTTTCCCAACTATTCCAAAGTTTACGTATGGAGAACAAGTGGATATCACCATTGCCGATAATTCACAAGATACACATACGCCATTACTGAATTATAC CGCGTTCGCCTGGGATATCAATATGCCAGACGGTGATCCAACTGAAATTCATTCTGAGAACGGATATATTGCTGTTGAATATGATAAAGAGCAAGAGAAGGAATATGTCTCACTGAATACTGCAATGAGTAATG GATTCATGACAATCGAGGAAGGAGAATCTGGACCGAATCAAGTGAAGTTTAGGCTGCAAAGAATTGGGAGAATCAGTTTTTCGCACGACTCTGCTGTTCGAATT atgttccgTGAATGGACTCTTCTCGATGAAAATCGTTTAGAAGCCCGTCTTCTAATGACCACAACAATTACAAGACGACTCATGGAGCACACGGCAGTTATTTATAAAAAGATTTATCCGTGA
- the dpff-1 gene encoding Zinc finger protein dpff-1 (Confirmed by transcript evidence), with protein MISENGYMDLMRNCIKWNSRQMEDRKKRLRFPYYEHQTATAQRESRFTTRNVDHMYPSNDPNTVVQFATERWKKSKSQPPSDAVEMSMFLRENPSIQVAIDHLTPQVVGPTTVRFAESVSDSSNDSTTIRPSRQTQIKEEYRDDYVLDDELSPDEFGSDEDDWSSRKRRKGNLGPVQKATSSRKKNAARNTKASRV; from the exons ATGATCTCGGAAAACGGATATATGGACCTGATGCGGAACTGCATTAAATGGAATTCCCGGCAAATGGAGGATCGTAAAAAACG ACTGCGGTTCCCATACTATGAACATCAAACGGCTACGGCCCAGCGAGAGTCTCGCTTCACAACCCGCAACGTGGATCACATGTATCCATCAAATGATCCAAATACTGTTGTTCAATTCGCAACCGAGAGATGGAAGAAGAGCAAGTCACAGCCACCATCTGATGCTGTTGAGATGAGCATGTTTTTGCGTGAGAATCCGTCTATTCAGGTTGCAATTGATCATCTCACTCCACAAGTTGTCGGACCAACAACTG TTCGATTTGCAGAAAGTGTTTCTGATAGTTCGAACGACTCAACTACCATCAGACCATCCCGCCAAACACAGATCAAAGAGGAATATCGTGATGACTACGTTCTTGACGATGAGCTCTCTCCAGACGAGTTTGGCTCCGATGAAGATGATTGGTCGTCGCGTAAACGCCGTAAAGGCAACTTGGGGCCTGTTCAGAAAGCAACTTCGTCACGTAAAAAG aatgcagCGCGAAATACAAAAGCCTCGCGGGTTTAA
- the pxl-1 gene encoding Paxillin homolog 1 (Confirmed by transcript evidence), which produces MMRELQQRLDHFNGPNYAQNSHSNHQQHHSVYSSRKSLGPPSQAQSYSDVRSNGRSPSRDPLHSDSMIGTMNGELSSKHGVNTIPKGDCAACGKPIIGQVVIALGKMWHPEHYTCCECGAELGQRPFFERNGRAFCEEDYHNQFSPKCQGCHRAITDRCVSVMNKNFHIECFTCAECNQPFGEDGFHEKNGQTYCKRDFFRLFAPKCNGCSQPITSNFITALGTHWHPDCFVCQGNTHFAQQCPMDVTYFEEENAY; this is translated from the exons ATGATGCGCGAGTTGCAACAACGGCTTGACCATTTCAATGGTCCAAATTATGCACAAAATAGTCATTCAAACCACCAACAACATCATTCGGTTTATAGCTCACGCAAGAGTCTCGGACCACCAAGTCAGGCACAATCCTACTCTGATGtc AGATCGAACGGTCGGTCTCCATCAAGAGACCCACTGCATTCGGATTCAATGATTGGAACAATGAATGGAGAATTGAGCTCAAAACATGGAGTCAATACAATTCCAAAAGGAGATTGTGCTGCCTGTGGAAAACCGATTATTGGACAG gtCGTCATTGCTCTTGGCAAAATGTGGCATCCGGAGCATTACACTTGCTGTGAATGCGGTGCCGAACTTGGACAACGCCCATTCTTTGAGAGAAATGGACGTGCTTTTTGTGAAGAAGATTATCACAATCAATTCAGTCCAAAGTGCCAAGGATGTCATCGAGCCATCACTGAT AGATGTGTGAGTGTAATGAACAAGAACTTCCACATTGAATGCTTCACGTGTGCAGAATGCAATCAACCATTCGGAGAGGATGGATTCCATGAGAAG AATGGACAAACCTATTGCAAACGTGACTTCTTCCGTCTATTCGCCCCAAAATGCAATGGCTGCTCTCAACCAATCACCTCAAACTTTATCACCGCTTTGGGAACTCATTGGCATCCGGATTGTTTTGTCTGTCAG GGCAACACTCACTTCGCACAACAATGCCCAATGGATGTCACTTATTTTGAAGAGGAAAATGCttattga
- the erd-2.2 gene encoding ER lumen protein-retaining receptor erd-2.2 (Partially confirmed by transcript evidence), with protein MNIFRISADMSHLLAIIILLLKIWKSRSCSGISARSQILFALVFTARYLDLFSTYISLYNTTMKITFLAATYATVYLMFFKFRSTYMRESDTFRVELLIVPAAILALLINHDFAPFELLWTFSIYLEAVAILPQLFLLQSTGSAEVITAHYLFALGSYRALYIFNWIYRYYTEDYFDPIVVVAGIVQTVLYADFFYLYVTRVVQTRKGMELPI; from the exons ATGAACATCTTCCGTATATCGGCAGATATGTCGCACTTGCTTGCGATTATCATCCTTCTGCTCAAAATCTGGAAGAGCAGATCGTGCTCCGGAATCTCTGCGCGGTCGCAGATTCTGTTCGCTCTCGTGTTCACTGCTCGATACTTGGATCTTTTCTCCACATACATTTCTTTGTATAACACTACAATGAAG atcaccTTCCTCGCCGCTACGTACGCCACAGTGTATCTGATGTTCTTCAAATTCCGCTCAACTTACATGCGCGAGTCGGATACCTTCCGTGTCGAGCTTCTCATCGTCCCAGCTGCGATCCTCGCTCTTCTCATCAATCACGATTTCGCTCCATTTGAGTTGCTCTGGACTTTTTCGATCTATTTGGAGGCTGTGGCCATTCTTCCACAACTCTTCCTTCTCCAGTCTACCGGTTCCGCTGAG GTCATCACTGCTCACTACTTGTTCGCTCTTGGCTCCTACCGCGCTCTCTACATTTTCAACTGGATTTACCGCTACTACACCGAGGACTATTTCGATCCAATTGTCGTTGTTGCCGGAATTGTACAAACTGTTCTCTACGCCGATTTCTTCTATCTTTACGTCACCCGTGTCGTCCAAACCCGTAAGGGTATGGAGCTCCCAATCTAA
- the C28H8.5 gene encoding ShKT domain-containing protein (Partially confirmed by transcript evidence) has product MRLPRRLKIKRFHKPSCSSILPKYPGCPFSLNLSLSFLNFTHYDVHLQMINRFFPNVYYSVVIPIILLSTSYSAKIAPKCRDTDMNCAVWVATNTSDCENVELVNSHCPRTCQTCGEPIDPKYDVKLLPAKLKSIAWMVGRWRSEFGGKAFFPTIPKFTYGEQVDITIADNSQDTHTPLLNYTAFAWDINMPDGDPTEIHSENGYIAVEYDKEQEKEYVSLNTAMSNGFMTIEEGESGPNQVKFRLQRIGRISFSHDSAVRIMFREWTLLDENRLEARLLMTTTITRRLMEHTAVIYKKIYP; this is encoded by the exons ATGCGCCTACCTAGaaggctgaaaataaaacgtttcCATAAACCGAGTTGTTCTTCGATTCTTCCAAAGTATCCAGGATGCCCTTTCTCTCTCAATCTCTCACTatcttttctaaatttcacaCATTACGATGTTCATCTCCAGATGATCAACCGGTTCTTCCCTAATGTTTATTATTCTGTCGTCATTCCCATCATACTATTATCCACGTCATACAGTGCCAAAATAGCTCCAAAATGTCGTGATACTGATATGAACTGTGCTGTTTGG GTTGCCACGAATACTTCAGATTGCGAAAATGTGGAGCTAGTCAATTCACATTGTCCGAGAACTTGTCAAACTTGTGGAGAACCAATAGACCCCA AGTACGACGTAAAACTCCTCCCTGCTAAACTGAAATCAATCGCTTGGATGGTTGGAAGATGGAGGTCAGAATTTGGAGGAAAAGCATTTTTCCCAACTATTCCAAAGTTTACGTATGGAGAACAAGTGGATATCACCATTGCCGATAATTCACAAGATACACATACGCCATTACTGAATTATAC CGCGTTCGCCTGGGATATCAATATGCCAGACGGTGATCCAACTGAAATTCATTCTGAGAACGGATATATTGCTGTTGAATATGATAAAGAGCAAGAGAAGGAATATGTCTCACTGAATACTGCAATGAGTAATG GATTCATGACAATCGAGGAAGGAGAATCTGGACCGAATCAAGTGAAGTTTAGGCTGCAAAGAATTGGGAGAATCAGTTTTTCGCACGACTCTGCTGTTCGAATT atgttccgTGAATGGACTCTTCTCGATGAAAATCGTTTAGAAGCCCGTCTTCTAATGACCACAACAATTACAAGACGACTCATGGAGCACACGGCAGTTATTTATAAAAAGATTTATCCGTGA
- the dpff-1 gene encoding Zinc finger protein dpff-1 (Confirmed by transcript evidence), whose amino-acid sequence MISENGYMDLMRNCIKWNSRQMEDRKKRLRFPYYEHQTATAQRESRFTTRNVDHMYPSNDPNTVVQFATERWKKSKSQPPSDAVEMSMFLRENPSIQVAIDHLTPQVVGPTTESVSDSSNDSTTIRPSRQTQIKEEYRDDYVLDDELSPDEFGSDEDDWSSRKRRKGNLGPVQKATSSRKKVPTTRSSVSRLTPSRSIVKETKYEEPEEKTYPCDKCSAKYKSLAGLSYHQSYLHDQKSSQPLVKLLSPSIEISTSCDFCSGTAFMNKNTKLPEDLVSCHDCGRSGHPSCLNFNQNVTKIIKRSGWQCLECKSCTICGTSENDDKLLFCDDCDRGYHLYCLTPALEKAPDDEYSCRLCQVEFGDKASAPAKK is encoded by the exons ATGATCTCGGAAAACGGATATATGGACCTGATGCGGAACTGCATTAAATGGAATTCCCGGCAAATGGAGGATCGTAAAAAACG ACTGCGGTTCCCATACTATGAACATCAAACGGCTACGGCCCAGCGAGAGTCTCGCTTCACAACCCGCAACGTGGATCACATGTATCCATCAAATGATCCAAATACTGTTGTTCAATTCGCAACCGAGAGATGGAAGAAGAGCAAGTCACAGCCACCATCTGATGCTGTTGAGATGAGCATGTTTTTGCGTGAGAATCCGTCTATTCAGGTTGCAATTGATCATCTCACTCCACAAGTTGTCGGACCAACAACTG AAAGTGTTTCTGATAGTTCGAACGACTCAACTACCATCAGACCATCCCGCCAAACACAGATCAAAGAGGAATATCGTGATGACTACGTTCTTGACGATGAGCTCTCTCCAGACGAGTTTGGCTCCGATGAAGATGATTGGTCGTCGCGTAAACGCCGTAAAGGCAACTTGGGGCCTGTTCAGAAAGCAACTTCGTCACGTAAAAAG GTACCAACAACTCGTTCCTCTGTCTCTCGATTGACCCCATCTCGTTCCATAGTGAAGGAAACAAAATATGAAGAACCGGAGGAGAAGACGTATCCATGTGACA aatgcagCGCGAAATACAAAAGCCTCGCGGGTTTAAGCTATCATCAGTCGTATCTTCATGATCAAAAGTCTAGTCAACCACTGGTTAAGT tattgTCTCCCAGTATAGAAATATCTACTAGCTGTGATTTCTGCAGCGGCACTGCTTTTatgaacaaaaatacaaaattgcCAGAGGATCTCGTTAGTTGTCATGATTGTGGTCGTTCTGGTCATCCTTCCTGTcttaattttaatcaaaatgtGACCAAAATCATAAAAAGAAGCGGATGGCAGTGTCTTGAGTGCAAGAGTTGCACCATTTGTGGTACAAGTGAAAATGAT GATAAATTGCTCTTCTGTGACGACTGTGATCGTGGATACCATCTTTATTGTCTGACTCCGGCGCTCGAAAAAGCTCCAGATGATGAGTATTCATGTCGGTTATGTCAAGTTGAATTCGGAGACAAAGCGAGTGCACCGGCCAAGAAGTAA
- the C28H8.7 gene encoding uncharacterized protein (Confirmed by transcript evidence), protein MSPHPRNIKLLFALILLLLVYIARQKRFEQQYFDRYLEHPRGGDSTKSKFQTEVDKWVKCMEKDLYVDRESWYYVRFATERCKNASIFLNVPIMKLETNVEYQTGIRSYDMFIATKKEPFVFVTIGNYTDSRTRKNMTDELPTDLKTYGTHLNSSNIYWDYGSLANYLNQSESAGIGHFSTYLKTQVNHKVIDLISIKEEVNNYKIFHEISRMGKLDENGQIVCQIEIRLAPPTSQTIKHLMAGLSLIFNDSRYVLLSFHNLELFLVNYEHQECRGKYLAPYI, encoded by the exons ATGAGCCCACATCCTCGTAATATAAAACTACTGTTTGCTCTTATTCTTCTACTGCTAGTTTATATAGCACGTCAAAAACGGTTTGAACAACAATATTTTGACCGGTACCTAGAACATCCACGTGGAGGCGATTCGACAAAGagtaaatttcaaactgaAGTTGACAAATGGGTTAAGTGTATGGAAAAAGATTTGTATGTTGATCGAGAg agtTGGTACTATGTGAGATTTGCAACAGAGAGATGTAAAAATgcatcaatatttttgaatgtgCCAATTATGAAATTAGAGACAAATGTGGAATATCAAACTGGTATCCGAAGTTATGATATGTTCATTGCCACTAAGAAG GAGCCGTTTGTATTCGTCACAATTGGAAATTATACGGATTCTAGAACTCGGAAAAATATGACAGATGAACTTCCAACGGACTTAAAAACCTACGGGACCCACCTGAACtcatcaaatatttattgGGATTATGGTTCCTTGGCAAACTACTTGAATCAATCCGAGTCGGCGGGTATTGGACACTTTTCAACGTATCTCAAAACTCAAGTGAATCATAAGGTTATCGATTTG atctcaaTTAAAGAAGAAGTAAACAATTATAAAATATTCCATGAAATCTCGAGAATGGGCAAATTGGATGAAAACGGGCAAATTGTAtgtcaaattgaaattcgCCTTGCTCCACCAACTTCTCAAACAATTAAGCATCTCATGGCAGGActttcactaatttttaatgattctCGATATGTACTTCTTTCATTTCATAATCTTGAACTCTTTCTGGTCAATTATGAACATCAGGAGTGTAGGGGAAAATATTTGGCACCGTATATTTAA
- the pxl-1 gene encoding Paxillin homolog 1 (Confirmed by transcript evidence), protein MPSDDRFADAVKPALEALLSDLQHTTEVLRRAHISDRRSQSRDDFEQSYDLQGNLNTQSVSNGNITTSPYKRRSSEGKDYSKSQERIYENESRLNPPVYSRPSVQSLLSQVEEPPIRASSSRKSLGPPSQAQSYSDVRSNGRSPSRDPLHSDSMIGTMNGELSSKHGVNTIPKGDCAACGKPIIGQVVIALGKMWHPEHYTCCECGAELGQRPFFERNGRAFCEEDYHNQFSPKCQGCHRAITDRCVSVMNKNFHIECFTCAECNQPFGEDGFHEKNGQTYCKRDFFRLFAPKCNGCSQPITSNFITALGTHWHPDCFVCQHCGVSFNGASFFEHNGAPLCERHYHESRGSICSQCRGAINGRCVAAMGRKFHPEHFRCSYCNHQLTKGTFKEVDRRPFCHKCYNNTYALTPA, encoded by the exons ATGCCAAGCGACGATCGTTTTGCGGATGCGGTTAAACCAGCTTTAG aagccCTTCTATCGGATCTTCAACACACCACAGAAGTGCTCCGCCGTGCTCATATAAGTGATCGCCGCTCACAGAGTCGTGATGATTTTGAGCAATCCTATGATCTTCAGGGAAATCTTAACACACagag TGTGAGCAATGGAAATATAACCACTTCACCCTACAAACGTCGTTCGTCAGAAGGAAaagattattcaaaaagtcaGGAAAGGATTTATG AAAATGAATCAAGACTTAACCCACCAGTCTATTCACGTCCAAGTGTCCAAAGTCTATTGTCTCAAGTCGAAGAACCACCAATTCGAGCAAGCAG CTCACGCAAGAGTCTCGGACCACCAAGTCAGGCACAATCCTACTCTGATGtc AGATCGAACGGTCGGTCTCCATCAAGAGACCCACTGCATTCGGATTCAATGATTGGAACAATGAATGGAGAATTGAGCTCAAAACATGGAGTCAATACAATTCCAAAAGGAGATTGTGCTGCCTGTGGAAAACCGATTATTGGACAG gtCGTCATTGCTCTTGGCAAAATGTGGCATCCGGAGCATTACACTTGCTGTGAATGCGGTGCCGAACTTGGACAACGCCCATTCTTTGAGAGAAATGGACGTGCTTTTTGTGAAGAAGATTATCACAATCAATTCAGTCCAAAGTGCCAAGGATGTCATCGAGCCATCACTGAT AGATGTGTGAGTGTAATGAACAAGAACTTCCACATTGAATGCTTCACGTGTGCAGAATGCAATCAACCATTCGGAGAGGATGGATTCCATGAGAAG AATGGACAAACCTATTGCAAACGTGACTTCTTCCGTCTATTCGCCCCAAAATGCAATGGCTGCTCTCAACCAATCACCTCAAACTTTATCACCGCTTTGGGAACTCATTGGCATCCGGATTGTTTTGTCTGTCAG CATTGCGGAGTTTCTTTCAATGGTGCAAGTTTCTTTGAGCACAACGGTGCTCCACTCTGTGAGCGACATTATCATGAATCTCGTGGTTCAATCTGTTCTCAATGTCGTGGAGCCATTAATGGAAGATGTGTAGCTGCAATGGGAAGAAAGTTCCATCCGGAACATTTTAGATGCTCATATTGTAATCATCAACTGACAAAAGGAACATTCAAAGAAGTTGATCGTCGGCCATTCTGTCATAAGTGTTATAATAATACGTATGCATTGACTCCTGcctaa
- the pxl-1 gene encoding Paxillin homolog 1 (Confirmed by transcript evidence), with protein sequence MPSDDRFADAVKPALEALLSDLQHTTEVLRRAHISDRRSQSRDDFEQSYDLQGNLNTQSSRKSLGPPSQAQSYSDVRSNGRSPSRDPLHSDSMIGTMNGELSSKHGVNTIPKGDCAACGKPIIGQVVIALGKMWHPEHYTCCECGAELGQRPFFERNGRAFCEEDYHNQFSPKCQGCHRAITDRCVSVMNKNFHIECFTCAECNQPFGEDGFHEKNGQTYCKRDFFRLFAPKCNGCSQPITSNFITALGTHWHPDCFVCQHCGVSFNGASFFEHNGAPLCERHYHESRGSICSQCRGAINGRCVAAMGRKFHPEHFRCSYCNHQLTKGTFKEVDRRPFCHKCYNNTYALTPA encoded by the exons ATGCCAAGCGACGATCGTTTTGCGGATGCGGTTAAACCAGCTTTAG aagccCTTCTATCGGATCTTCAACACACCACAGAAGTGCTCCGCCGTGCTCATATAAGTGATCGCCGCTCACAGAGTCGTGATGATTTTGAGCAATCCTATGATCTTCAGGGAAATCTTAACACACagag CTCACGCAAGAGTCTCGGACCACCAAGTCAGGCACAATCCTACTCTGATGtc AGATCGAACGGTCGGTCTCCATCAAGAGACCCACTGCATTCGGATTCAATGATTGGAACAATGAATGGAGAATTGAGCTCAAAACATGGAGTCAATACAATTCCAAAAGGAGATTGTGCTGCCTGTGGAAAACCGATTATTGGACAG gtCGTCATTGCTCTTGGCAAAATGTGGCATCCGGAGCATTACACTTGCTGTGAATGCGGTGCCGAACTTGGACAACGCCCATTCTTTGAGAGAAATGGACGTGCTTTTTGTGAAGAAGATTATCACAATCAATTCAGTCCAAAGTGCCAAGGATGTCATCGAGCCATCACTGAT AGATGTGTGAGTGTAATGAACAAGAACTTCCACATTGAATGCTTCACGTGTGCAGAATGCAATCAACCATTCGGAGAGGATGGATTCCATGAGAAG AATGGACAAACCTATTGCAAACGTGACTTCTTCCGTCTATTCGCCCCAAAATGCAATGGCTGCTCTCAACCAATCACCTCAAACTTTATCACCGCTTTGGGAACTCATTGGCATCCGGATTGTTTTGTCTGTCAG CATTGCGGAGTTTCTTTCAATGGTGCAAGTTTCTTTGAGCACAACGGTGCTCCACTCTGTGAGCGACATTATCATGAATCTCGTGGTTCAATCTGTTCTCAATGTCGTGGAGCCATTAATGGAAGATGTGTAGCTGCAATGGGAAGAAAGTTCCATCCGGAACATTTTAGATGCTCATATTGTAATCATCAACTGACAAAAGGAACATTCAAAGAAGTTGATCGTCGGCCATTCTGTCATAAGTGTTATAATAATACGTATGCATTGACTCCTGcctaa